The Halarchaeum grantii genome includes a window with the following:
- a CDS encoding DUF447 domain-containing protein: protein MSEWPTPLRGVTETVVTTRGPNGLWNLAALGVHAPERSEGADRASGEGRPASTAPATARTFGRTRTWRNFRERGGGYVQFVDDAVTFVEAALSVVEREEPVLPGAAAWARVDVERTGVEEREGTRVATWALSPVESRVVREAVPTTNRGYAAVIEATVAASRLDVPGYDTEVLRERLDYFESVCERCGGPREREAFERLRALSG from the coding sequence GTGAGCGAGTGGCCGACCCCCCTGCGCGGCGTGACCGAGACGGTGGTGACGACCCGGGGGCCGAACGGGCTGTGGAACCTCGCCGCGCTGGGGGTCCATGCGCCTGAGCGAAGTGAAGGCGCAGACAGAGCGAGCGGGGAGGGACGACCCGCGAGCACCGCGCCGGCCACCGCGCGGACGTTCGGGCGGACGCGGACGTGGCGGAACTTCCGTGAGCGCGGCGGGGGGTACGTCCAGTTCGTGGACGACGCCGTGACGTTCGTCGAGGCGGCGCTCTCCGTGGTCGAGCGCGAGGAACCCGTCCTCCCGGGGGCGGCGGCGTGGGCGCGCGTGGACGTCGAGCGGACGGGCGTCGAGGAGCGCGAGGGGACGCGGGTCGCGACGTGGGCGCTCTCGCCGGTCGAATCGCGCGTGGTGCGCGAGGCGGTGCCGACGACGAACCGGGGGTACGCGGCGGTGATCGAGGCGACGGTGGCGGCGTCGCGTCTCGATGTCCCGGGTTACGACACCGAGGTGCTCCGCGAGCGCCTCGACTACTTCGAGTCGGTCTGCGAGCGCTGTGGCGGGCCGCGCGAGCGCGAGGCGTTCGAGCGCCTCCGCGCGCTCTCGGGCTGA
- a CDS encoding triphosphoribosyl-dephospho-CoA synthase: MPRSPAANAELALLLEVAGTPKPGNVDRERDVADLRFEHFLAGAVGARPGLERAAAGAPVGEAFEDAVAGMAEHGRNTQFGCLLLLVPLVRAAARDDCTPEGVADVVADTTVADAAGFYRAFEHADVAVSDPPEEMAALDVRRGADAIPALESRGTTLADVLAAGAPDDGVATLRGDPDSLAELGDGNAAEWCGGFARSFDAAERIAAGEGPILERTADVFLALLGEGLDTLLAKQHGLEAAFEVRERARDLHESGASREAVSAFGDELVARGWNPGTTADAVAAGLFVALERGVSV, translated from the coding sequence ATGCCGCGTAGCCCGGCCGCGAACGCCGAGCTCGCGCTCCTCTTGGAGGTCGCTGGAACGCCGAAGCCCGGGAACGTCGACCGCGAGCGCGACGTCGCCGACCTGCGCTTCGAGCACTTCCTCGCGGGCGCGGTCGGCGCGCGCCCCGGGCTCGAACGCGCTGCAGCCGGTGCGCCGGTGGGCGAGGCGTTCGAGGACGCGGTCGCGGGGATGGCCGAGCACGGGCGAAACACCCAGTTCGGCTGTCTGCTCCTGCTCGTCCCGCTCGTTCGCGCGGCGGCACGCGACGACTGTACGCCCGAGGGCGTCGCGGACGTGGTCGCGGACACCACCGTCGCGGACGCGGCGGGCTTCTACCGGGCGTTCGAGCACGCCGACGTCGCCGTCTCCGACCCGCCCGAGGAGATGGCCGCCCTCGACGTGCGGCGGGGCGCGGACGCGATTCCCGCCCTCGAATCCCGGGGGACGACGCTCGCGGACGTCCTCGCGGCGGGCGCGCCCGACGACGGCGTCGCGACGCTGCGCGGCGACCCCGACTCGCTCGCCGAACTCGGCGACGGGAACGCGGCGGAGTGGTGCGGGGGGTTCGCGCGCTCCTTCGACGCCGCCGAGCGCATCGCGGCCGGCGAGGGACCGATACTTGAGCGGACGGCGGACGTCTTCCTCGCGCTGTTGGGCGAGGGCCTCGACACGCTCCTCGCGAAACAGCACGGCCTCGAGGCCGCGTTCGAGGTGCGCGAGCGCGCCCGCGACCTCCACGAATCCGGCGCGAGTCGCGAGGCGGTGAGCGCGTTCGGGGACGAGCTCGTCGCGAGGGGGTGGAACCCGGGGACGACGGCGGACGCGGTCGCGGCGGGGCTCTTCGTCGCGCTCGAACGCGGGGTGTCGGTGTGA
- a CDS encoding tRNA-dihydrouridine synthase: protein MSVDFRPRVALASLSGQSDAAWAREASGDVGLAFLGGVALDDPTRNAAERMVADRNRDEFLPADPVAFVADELDALADAPLEAGVNVRATTPAPVRPVAEVCADRGALCEVNAHCRQSEMCAAGAGETLLRDTERLCDIVSAASDAGATTSVKVRADVPDVDLPDLARALEDAGASVLHVDAMDSEGVVAGVRDAFGGFIIANNGVRDRETTREYLAYGADAVSIGRPSDNPRVRARVRDAVVEWFDAA from the coding sequence ATGAGCGTCGACTTCCGCCCCCGCGTCGCGCTCGCGAGCCTCTCCGGGCAGTCGGACGCGGCGTGGGCGCGCGAGGCGAGCGGCGACGTCGGCCTCGCATTCTTGGGTGGCGTCGCGCTCGACGACCCGACGCGGAACGCGGCCGAGCGGATGGTCGCCGACCGCAACCGCGACGAGTTCCTGCCCGCCGACCCCGTGGCGTTCGTCGCCGACGAACTGGACGCGCTCGCGGACGCGCCGCTCGAGGCGGGCGTGAACGTCCGCGCGACGACGCCCGCGCCCGTCCGCCCGGTCGCCGAGGTCTGCGCCGACCGCGGCGCGCTCTGCGAGGTGAACGCGCACTGCCGGCAGTCCGAGATGTGCGCGGCGGGCGCGGGCGAGACGCTCCTCCGGGACACGGAGCGCCTCTGCGACATCGTCTCGGCGGCGAGCGACGCGGGCGCGACCACGAGCGTGAAGGTCCGCGCCGACGTGCCGGACGTCGACCTCCCCGACCTCGCGCGCGCCCTCGAGGACGCGGGCGCGTCCGTCCTCCACGTCGACGCGATGGACTCCGAGGGGGTTGTCGCGGGTGTTCGGGACGCCTTCGGCGGCTTCATCATCGCGAACAACGGCGTGCGCGACCGCGAGACGACGCGCGAGTACCTCGCGTACGGCGCGGACGCCGTCTCCATCGGCCGCCCGAGCGACAACCCGCGAGTGCGGGCGCGGGTCCGCGACGCCGTCGTGGAGTGGTTCGATGCCGCGTAG
- the cofD gene encoding 2-phospho-L-lactate transferase: MPTFLSGGTGTPKLLAGAADVFDPADTTVVGNTGDDVELGGSLVCPDVDTVLFEQGGVLDREFWWGIDDDTHETHDELERLADRAGLDDGPRYLDAEAQTAGRDIARWRRFSAAREFMTIGDRDRAVHVLRTSLLDEGRTLTEVTRTLADAFDLTVDLLPMSDDPVATVVHTPEGVMHFQEFWVGRRGDVDIEDVEFRGASDAEPTDAVLDALSEDVIVGPSNPVTSLGPMLALDGVREALRETTVVAVSPFVEDEVFSGPADDLMRATGREPSTAGVAAAYEFADAFVLDTADSTSLDRPVVRTDTRMDDDADAARVAEACAAALEAAR; the protein is encoded by the coding sequence ATGCCGACGTTCCTCTCCGGGGGGACCGGAACCCCGAAGCTCCTCGCGGGCGCCGCCGACGTCTTCGACCCCGCCGACACCACCGTCGTCGGGAACACGGGCGACGACGTCGAGCTCGGCGGCTCGCTCGTCTGCCCGGACGTCGATACGGTGCTCTTCGAGCAGGGCGGCGTCCTCGACCGGGAGTTCTGGTGGGGTATCGACGACGACACACACGAGACGCACGACGAGCTGGAGCGCCTCGCTGACCGCGCGGGCCTCGACGATGGCCCTCGGTATCTCGACGCCGAGGCGCAGACGGCGGGCCGCGACATCGCGCGCTGGCGGCGGTTCTCGGCGGCGCGCGAGTTCATGACCATCGGCGACCGGGACCGCGCCGTCCACGTCCTCCGGACGAGCCTCCTCGACGAGGGGCGCACGCTCACCGAGGTGACGCGCACGCTCGCGGACGCCTTCGACCTGACCGTCGACCTCCTGCCGATGAGCGACGACCCCGTCGCGACAGTCGTCCACACGCCCGAGGGCGTGATGCACTTCCAGGAGTTCTGGGTGGGACGGCGCGGGGACGTCGACATCGAGGACGTGGAGTTTCGCGGTGCGAGCGACGCCGAGCCCACCGATGCCGTGCTCGACGCCCTCTCGGAGGACGTGATCGTCGGCCCGTCGAACCCCGTGACGAGCCTCGGGCCGATGCTCGCCCTCGACGGGGTGCGCGAGGCGCTGCGCGAGACGACGGTGGTCGCCGTCTCGCCGTTCGTCGAGGACGAGGTGTTCAGCGGGCCGGCGGACGACCTGATGCGCGCGACGGGGCGCGAGCCGAGCACGGCGGGCGTCGCGGCGGCCTACGAGTTCGCGGACGCGTTCGTCCTCGACACGGCGGACTCGACGTCGCTCGACCGCCCCGTCGTTCGGACTGACACGCGGATGGACGACGACGCGGACGCCGCGCGCGTCGCGGAGGCGTGCGCGGCGGCGCTGGAGGCCGCACGATGA
- a CDS encoding DUF7537 family lipoprotein: MQKNALAALAVVALVALAGCSAMSGGGGQPYETPVNGSQMEAQHASALEEAGSFTYHLTVNASSAETTSTTQDLTAKVDLDSGAYALSTSSAFGDATVYADGNGTAYTRINSSTGVLYRQGSAFDVDATQFSRLGAENLTERANVTYEGTSTLDGETVHTYVAHVNASAGADASGTVGGLSAEASANATARFDVRPDGLVKRVHYTVNASQRSVDVTMRYTDVGSTDPTPPWLDAARANTTAETATN, translated from the coding sequence GTGCAGAAGAACGCGCTCGCCGCGCTCGCCGTCGTCGCGCTCGTCGCCCTCGCGGGCTGTAGCGCGATGTCGGGCGGAGGCGGCCAACCGTACGAGACGCCGGTGAACGGCTCGCAGATGGAGGCACAGCACGCGAGCGCCCTCGAGGAAGCGGGGAGCTTCACGTATCATCTCACGGTGAACGCGTCGTCGGCCGAGACGACGTCGACGACGCAGGACCTCACCGCGAAGGTCGACCTCGATTCGGGGGCGTACGCGCTCTCGACGTCGAGCGCCTTCGGTGACGCCACCGTCTACGCGGACGGGAACGGCACGGCGTACACGCGCATCAACTCCTCGACGGGCGTGCTCTACCGGCAGGGGAGCGCGTTCGACGTCGACGCGACGCAGTTCAGTCGCCTCGGCGCCGAGAACCTCACCGAGCGCGCGAACGTCACCTACGAGGGGACGAGCACCCTCGACGGCGAGACGGTCCACACGTACGTCGCGCACGTGAACGCGTCCGCCGGCGCGGACGCCTCGGGCACGGTCGGCGGGCTCTCGGCGGAGGCGAGCGCGAACGCCACCGCGCGCTTCGACGTCCGCCCGGACGGCCTCGTGAAGCGCGTCCACTACACCGTGAACGCGTCGCAGAGATCGGTCGACGTGACGATGCGCTACACGGACGTCGGCTCGACCGACCCGACGCCGCCGTGGCTCGACGCGGCCCGGGCGAACACCACCGCAGAGACCGCCACGAACTAG
- a CDS encoding HD domain-containing protein — MTTIKDSVHDHIEVTGVADALLDTPPVQRLRRIHQLGTANLVYPSANHTRFEHSLGVYHLACEALDGLGEDGTRAKRTRAAALLHDVGHGPFSHTIEDLIHEHTGKYHDDVTDLLTDGDVARVLTEHGLDPERVARMVRGEGELGQVVAGELDVDRMDYLVRDAHHTGVPYGTIDHGRLVRELTIHDGELVLDEGNVQTAESLLLARALMNPTVYNHHVARISKAMLRRAAERLLEASDTTPGDLRRMDDPALQVALRECDASADFARRLDRRDLYKRAVWAEMADVTGDVFADDTVLDADDDELRDYEREIADRASVDRDAVLLDVQSRPRMRESDSRVLVNGDVRPLDEQSTLVRALQMTQREQWRLGVYAPADHTQSVGRAAVDVLGLDIDGALVTETTQSQYALDDFGEN; from the coding sequence ATGACGACCATCAAGGACAGCGTCCACGACCACATCGAGGTGACGGGCGTCGCCGACGCCCTCCTCGACACGCCGCCCGTCCAGCGCCTGCGGCGAATCCACCAGCTCGGCACCGCGAACCTCGTCTACCCCTCCGCGAACCACACGCGCTTCGAGCACAGCCTCGGCGTCTACCACCTCGCCTGCGAGGCGCTCGACGGCCTCGGCGAGGACGGGACGCGCGCGAAGCGCACGCGCGCCGCCGCCCTCCTCCACGACGTCGGCCACGGCCCGTTCAGCCACACCATCGAGGACCTCATCCACGAGCACACCGGGAAGTACCACGACGACGTCACCGACCTCCTCACCGACGGCGACGTCGCCCGCGTCCTCACCGAGCACGGCCTCGACCCCGAGCGCGTCGCCCGCATGGTTCGCGGCGAGGGCGAACTCGGGCAGGTCGTCGCGGGCGAACTCGACGTCGACCGGATGGACTACCTCGTGCGCGACGCTCACCACACCGGCGTCCCGTACGGCACCATCGACCACGGCCGCCTCGTGCGCGAGCTCACCATCCACGACGGCGAACTCGTCCTCGACGAGGGGAACGTCCAGACCGCCGAATCGCTCCTCCTCGCGCGCGCACTCATGAACCCCACCGTCTACAACCACCACGTCGCGCGCATCTCGAAGGCGATGCTCCGCCGGGCCGCCGAGCGCCTCCTCGAAGCGAGCGACACCACGCCGGGCGACCTCCGGCGGATGGACGACCCCGCGCTCCAAGTTGCGCTCCGCGAGTGCGACGCGAGCGCCGACTTCGCCCGCCGCCTCGACCGGCGCGACCTCTACAAGCGCGCCGTCTGGGCGGAGATGGCGGACGTCACCGGTGACGTCTTCGCGGACGACACCGTCCTCGACGCCGACGACGACGAGCTGCGCGACTACGAGCGCGAAATCGCCGACCGCGCGAGTGTCGACCGCGACGCCGTCCTCCTCGACGTCCAGTCGCGCCCCCGGATGCGCGAATCCGACTCGCGCGTCCTCGTCAACGGCGACGTCCGGCCGCTCGACGAGCAGTCAACGCTCGTCAGGGCCCTCCAGATGACGCAGCGCGAGCAGTGGCGCCTCGGCGTCTACGCGCCCGCCGACCACACCCAGTCGGTCGGTCGCGCCGCCGTCGACGTCCTCGGCCTCGACATCGACGGCGCGCTCGTCACCGAGACGACGCAGAGCCAGTACGCGCTCGACGACTTCGGGGAGAATTAA
- a CDS encoding amidohydrolase family protein, with product MELAGTILAGRDFEAVEGRVVVEDGEIAALEEASVESDDIVLPAFVNAHTHLGDSIAKDAGRGLSLEELVAPPDGLKHRLLRQADRDELVAGMRRSLQYMAESGTAATLEFREGGVAGVEALREAAAGVDVDAFVLGRDDPDVLDVSEGYGASGANDAEFSRERRAARDAGKCFAIHAGEVDDSDIHPALDLDPDLLVHMVHADDVHLDRVADAEIPVAVCPRSNLVTDVGLPDVPELLERTTVALGTDNVMLNSPSMFREMAYTAKTYDVTAVEVLRMATTAGAEIAGRNDGLVEAGRDANLLVLDGDSHNLAGYRDPVRAAVRRASTSDVKRVVHST from the coding sequence ATGGAACTAGCGGGCACGATACTCGCGGGCCGCGACTTCGAGGCCGTCGAAGGGAGAGTCGTCGTCGAGGACGGTGAGATCGCCGCCCTCGAGGAGGCGAGCGTCGAGAGCGACGACATCGTCCTCCCGGCGTTCGTGAACGCGCACACCCACCTCGGGGACTCCATCGCGAAGGACGCCGGACGCGGCCTCTCACTCGAGGAGCTCGTCGCGCCGCCGGACGGCCTCAAGCACCGCCTCCTCCGGCAGGCCGACCGCGACGAACTCGTCGCGGGGATGCGTCGCTCCCTCCAGTACATGGCGGAGTCGGGCACGGCGGCGACGCTCGAGTTCCGCGAGGGCGGCGTCGCGGGCGTCGAGGCGCTCCGCGAGGCCGCCGCCGGCGTCGACGTCGACGCGTTCGTCCTCGGGCGCGACGACCCGGACGTCCTCGACGTGTCTGAGGGGTACGGCGCGAGCGGCGCGAACGACGCGGAGTTCTCGCGCGAGCGACGGGCCGCCCGCGACGCCGGGAAGTGCTTCGCCATCCACGCCGGCGAGGTCGACGACAGCGACATCCACCCCGCGCTCGACCTCGACCCCGACCTGCTCGTCCACATGGTGCACGCGGACGATGTCCACCTCGACCGCGTCGCGGACGCCGAGATCCCGGTCGCGGTCTGCCCGCGCTCGAACCTCGTGACGGACGTCGGCCTCCCGGACGTCCCCGAACTCCTCGAGCGAACCACCGTCGCGCTCGGCACGGACAACGTGATGCTGAACTCGCCGTCGATGTTCCGCGAGATGGCGTACACCGCGAAGACCTACGACGTGACCGCCGTCGAGGTGCTGCGGATGGCGACGACGGCGGGCGCGGAAATCGCCGGCCGGAACGACGGCCTCGTCGAGGCGGGTCGGGACGCGAACCTCCTCGTCCTCGACGGCGACTCGCACAACCTCGCGGGCTACCGGGACCCCGTGCGGGCGGCCGTCCGGCGCGCGAGTACCAGCGACGTGAAGCGCGTCGTCCACTCGACCTGA
- a CDS encoding biotin--[acetyl-CoA-carboxylase] ligase, whose product MNETRRAVLERVADGPVSGPALADALDVSRAAVWKHVEALRDAGFGIESDGAGYVLDSIPEYGGPAVEYGCEAPFEVEYHDSIASTNDRARELAASGASDVVVLADEQTGGRGRLERAWSSPPGGVWLSVVCRPDLSPARATLVTMAMSAAACAAVRETGVDAAIKWPNDLLVPDDAYARGGRKLAGILTEMEGEAGRVAWVIPGLGLNANVPADALPDDATSLLVELGEAVERRVLVQRILERFDALRGDPEATREAWRAHAATLDTRVRVTLPEETVVGEAVDVTDAGALVVDTGREERVVHAGDCEHLRPV is encoded by the coding sequence ATGAACGAGACGCGCCGCGCCGTCCTCGAACGCGTCGCCGACGGCCCCGTCTCCGGGCCGGCGCTCGCCGACGCGCTCGACGTCTCGCGGGCCGCCGTCTGGAAGCACGTCGAAGCGCTCCGCGACGCCGGCTTCGGCATCGAGAGCGACGGGGCGGGTTACGTCCTCGACTCGATTCCGGAGTACGGCGGGCCCGCCGTCGAGTACGGCTGCGAGGCGCCCTTCGAGGTCGAGTACCACGACAGCATCGCGAGCACGAACGACCGGGCGCGCGAGCTCGCGGCGTCGGGCGCGAGCGACGTCGTCGTCCTCGCGGACGAGCAGACCGGGGGGCGCGGCCGCCTCGAGCGCGCGTGGTCCTCGCCGCCCGGCGGCGTCTGGCTGAGCGTCGTCTGCCGTCCGGACCTCTCGCCGGCGCGCGCGACCCTCGTCACGATGGCGATGAGCGCGGCGGCCTGCGCGGCCGTCCGCGAGACGGGGGTCGACGCCGCGATCAAGTGGCCGAACGACCTGCTCGTCCCCGACGACGCCTACGCGCGCGGCGGTCGGAAACTCGCCGGCATCCTCACCGAGATGGAGGGCGAAGCCGGGCGCGTCGCGTGGGTGATCCCCGGCCTCGGGCTGAACGCGAACGTCCCGGCGGACGCGCTCCCGGACGACGCCACGAGCCTCCTCGTGGAGCTCGGCGAGGCCGTCGAGCGCCGCGTGCTCGTCCAGCGGATACTCGAGCGCTTCGACGCGCTCCGGGGCGACCCCGAGGCGACGCGCGAGGCGTGGCGCGCGCACGCCGCGACGCTCGACACCCGCGTCCGCGTCACGCTTCCCGAGGAGACGGTCGTGGGTGAGGCGGTGGACGTCACGGACGCCGGCGCGCTCGTCGTCGACACCGGACGCGAGGAGCGCGTCGTCCACGCCGGGGACTGCGAGCACCTCCGGCCCGTCTAG
- a CDS encoding acetyl-CoA carboxylase biotin carboxylase subunit — translation MFETVLVANRGEIAVRVMRACEDLGIETVAVYSEADKHAGHVRYADEAYRVGPARAAESYLDQEAIVDAALEAGADAIHPGYGFLAENAEFAERVEATDGVTWVGPSSDAMEQLGEKTGARRVMDGADVPIVPGTTDPVADAETVREFGDKHGYPIAVKAEGGGGGRGMKVVTEESEVDEQLEAAKREGEAYFGNDSVYLERYLADPKHIEVQVIADEHGNVRHLGERDCSLQRRHQKVIEEGPSPSLDPEMQAEIREAARRGVEAADYVNAGTVEFLVSGDEFYFLEVNTRIQVEHTVTEALTGVDIVKWQLRVAAGEELDFAQDDVELEGHAMEFRINAENAADDFAPATGGRLEVYDPPGGIGVRVDDALRQGDDLVTDYDSMVAKLVVHGSDREECIARSQRALAEYDVEGIVTIVPFHRLMLEDETFVAGEHTTTYLDEAFDETRLYDAQERWGSTASESEDGEETREREFTVEVNGKRFEVNLEEHGDAPAIPDLDVDTDTSASAPGPAGPDDGDDSETVVEGGGETVEAEMQGTILSVDVEEGDVVEPGDVLVVLEAMKMENDVVASHGGTVSQVAVEEGDSVDMGDVLVVVE, via the coding sequence ATGTTCGAGACGGTTCTCGTCGCGAACCGGGGCGAGATCGCCGTTCGCGTGATGCGGGCGTGCGAGGACCTCGGTATCGAGACGGTCGCGGTCTACTCTGAGGCGGACAAGCACGCCGGCCACGTCCGATACGCGGACGAGGCCTACCGCGTCGGCCCGGCGCGCGCCGCCGAGTCCTACCTCGACCAGGAAGCCATCGTGGACGCCGCACTGGAGGCGGGCGCGGACGCCATCCACCCGGGGTACGGCTTCCTCGCGGAGAACGCCGAGTTCGCCGAGCGCGTCGAAGCGACCGACGGCGTGACGTGGGTCGGGCCGTCGAGCGACGCGATGGAGCAACTCGGCGAGAAGACGGGTGCCCGACGAGTGATGGACGGCGCGGACGTCCCCATCGTCCCCGGCACCACGGACCCCGTTGCGGACGCGGAGACGGTTCGCGAGTTCGGCGACAAGCACGGCTACCCCATCGCCGTCAAGGCCGAGGGCGGCGGCGGCGGGCGCGGGATGAAGGTCGTCACCGAGGAGAGCGAGGTCGACGAGCAACTCGAGGCCGCGAAACGCGAGGGCGAGGCCTACTTCGGGAACGACTCCGTCTACCTCGAGCGCTATCTCGCCGACCCGAAGCACATCGAGGTCCAGGTCATCGCGGACGAACACGGGAACGTCCGCCACCTCGGCGAGCGCGACTGCTCCCTGCAGCGCCGCCACCAGAAGGTCATCGAGGAGGGTCCGAGTCCGAGCCTCGACCCCGAGATGCAGGCTGAGATCCGCGAAGCCGCCCGTCGCGGCGTCGAGGCCGCCGACTACGTGAACGCCGGCACCGTCGAGTTCCTCGTCTCCGGCGACGAGTTCTACTTCCTCGAAGTGAACACCCGCATTCAGGTCGAGCACACCGTCACGGAGGCGCTCACGGGCGTCGACATCGTGAAGTGGCAGCTCCGCGTCGCCGCCGGCGAGGAGCTCGACTTCGCACAGGACGACGTCGAACTCGAGGGGCACGCGATGGAGTTCCGCATCAACGCCGAGAACGCCGCCGACGACTTCGCGCCCGCGACCGGCGGGAGGTTGGAGGTGTACGACCCGCCGGGCGGCATCGGCGTGCGCGTCGACGACGCCCTCCGCCAGGGCGACGACTTGGTCACCGATTACGACTCGATGGTCGCGAAACTCGTCGTCCACGGGAGCGACCGCGAGGAGTGCATCGCGCGCTCGCAGCGCGCGCTCGCCGAGTACGACGTCGAGGGCATCGTCACCATCGTCCCCTTCCATCGCCTGATGCTCGAGGACGAGACGTTCGTCGCCGGCGAGCACACCACGACGTACCTCGACGAGGCGTTCGACGAGACGCGCCTCTACGACGCACAGGAGCGCTGGGGGTCGACGGCGAGCGAGAGCGAGGACGGGGAGGAGACGCGCGAGCGCGAGTTCACCGTCGAGGTGAACGGGAAGCGCTTCGAGGTGAACCTCGAGGAGCACGGGGACGCGCCCGCGATTCCCGACCTCGACGTCGATACCGATACGTCGGCGAGCGCGCCCGGCCCCGCCGGCCCGGACGACGGCGACGACTCCGAGACGGTCGTCGAGGGCGGCGGCGAGACGGTCGAAGCGGAGATGCAGGGCACCATCCTCTCCGTCGACGTCGAGGAAGGCGACGTCGTCGAACCCGGCGACGTCCTCGTCGTCCTCGAGGCGATGAAGATGGAGAACGACGTCGTCGCCTCCCACGGCGGCACCGTCTCGCAGGTCGCCGTCGAGGAGGGCGACAGCGTCGACATGGGCGACGTCCTCGTCGTGGTGGAGTAA
- a CDS encoding antibiotic biosynthesis monooxygenase, protein MIERIWYARATPENADEYAHLLEHEIVPEFEANVDGLTGFRLGRRETADEMVELVTTMTFEDWDAVETFAGEDYEAAHVPEIARDVLADWEPTVRHYEYEEFL, encoded by the coding sequence ATGATCGAGCGCATCTGGTACGCGCGAGCGACGCCCGAGAACGCCGACGAGTACGCACACCTCCTCGAGCACGAGATCGTCCCGGAGTTCGAGGCGAACGTCGACGGGCTCACGGGCTTCCGACTCGGGCGACGCGAGACCGCCGACGAGATGGTGGAGCTGGTGACGACGATGACGTTCGAGGACTGGGACGCCGTCGAGACGTTCGCGGGCGAGGACTACGAGGCCGCCCACGTTCCCGAAATCGCGCGCGACGTGCTCGCGGACTGGGAGCCGACGGTGCGCCACTACGAGTACGAGGAGTTCCTCTAG
- a CDS encoding alpha/beta fold hydrolase gives MIVVPPTETTAHLAEVGVPSASADVRDVGDVSLHCVAAGDPADPLVVLLHGFPEFWYEWRDYVGRFVDAGYRVLVPDQRGYNLSEKPDGARAYRTSALARDVLGLVESEDRTSAHLLGHDWGAAVAWEVALRHPDAVDRLGIVNVPHPSAFEAALRSNPAQMRRSWYVFFFQLPRLPEWYARRDGFAFFERAMVEDARPGAFEAGDVDRYRRAWSREGALTAMLDWYRALLRHRDDPPRETVTAPTLVAWGDRDRALLPELAAASLDYCRDGRLERFPEATHWLPHEYPERVADSFVEHFDG, from the coding sequence CTGATCGTCGTGCCACCGACCGAGACCACCGCCCACCTCGCGGAGGTGGGCGTCCCGTCGGCGAGCGCGGACGTTCGGGACGTCGGCGACGTCTCGCTGCACTGCGTCGCCGCCGGCGACCCGGCCGACCCGCTCGTCGTCCTCCTCCACGGCTTCCCCGAGTTCTGGTACGAGTGGCGCGACTACGTCGGCCGGTTCGTCGACGCCGGCTACCGCGTGCTCGTCCCCGACCAGCGCGGCTACAACCTGAGCGAGAAACCGGACGGCGCCCGCGCCTACCGCACCAGCGCGCTCGCGCGCGACGTGCTCGGACTCGTCGAGAGCGAGGACCGCACGTCCGCCCACCTGCTCGGCCACGACTGGGGCGCGGCGGTCGCGTGGGAGGTCGCGCTTCGACACCCCGACGCCGTCGACAGGCTCGGAATCGTCAACGTGCCCCATCCCTCGGCGTTCGAGGCCGCCCTGCGCTCGAACCCCGCGCAGATGCGGCGGAGCTGGTACGTGTTCTTCTTCCAACTCCCGCGACTCCCCGAGTGGTACGCGCGCCGCGACGGCTTCGCGTTCTTCGAGCGCGCGATGGTCGAGGACGCACGGCCGGGCGCCTTCGAGGCGGGGGACGTGGACCGCTATCGCCGCGCGTGGTCGCGCGAGGGCGCGCTCACCGCGATGCTCGACTGGTATCGCGCCCTCCTCCGCCACCGCGACGACCCGCCGCGGGAGACGGTGACCGCGCCGACGCTGGTCGCGTGGGGCGACCGCGACCGGGCGCTCCTCCCCGAACTCGCCGCCGCGAGCCTCGACTACTGTCGGGACGGCCGCCTCGAACGGTTCCCCGAGGCCACGCACTGGCTCCCCCACGAGTACCCGGAGCGCGTCGCCGACTCGTTCGTCGAGCACTTCGACGGCTGA